A window of Deinococcus cellulosilyticus NBRC 106333 = KACC 11606 genomic DNA:
ACGGCATCCAGCTTGCCCCCTGGCACTGGGGATTCCTGATCCTGGCCGCTGTGTCTCTGATTGCTGTGCTGGTCATCAACCTGTACTCCAGAATCACCAGCGATACCCGCTCCCTCAAAGTGCCCCATGCGGTGATCACCCGGATTCTGCTGGGCTCCCTGGCCCTCTTGATCCTCACCCTGACCCCTGCCCAGTTCACCGGTCCCGACAACGAGAACAAGTTCCTGCTGCACATCCGCAACACCTTGCTGGTGTCCGGGATCACGGGGGTGATGACGGTGTTGCTCGCGACCACGGGTGGTTATGCTGTGGCCCGCTTCAGTTTCCCCGGGCGTTACCAGACCCTTTTGACCTTCGTGTTCCTGCAGATGATCCCCACCGTGATCGGTCTGGTGGCCGTGTACTTCCTGCTCTCCTACTTTGACCTTTCCAACACCTTCACCGGCCTGATTCTGGCCTACTCGGGTGGGGCAATTGCCTTCAACATCTGGATCTTCAAAGGGTACGTGGAGGGTCTCCCCATCAGCCTTGAAGAGGCCGCACTGGTGGACGGTGCTTCCAGATGGCAGGTTTTCAGCCAGATCATCCTGCCGCTCTCTGGACCCATGCTGGTCTTCATCTTCCTGAACCAGTTCATCGGGACCTACGCCGAGTTCATTCTGGCCAGTGTGGTGCTGACCGGGGTGGAAAACTGGACGGTGGGTGTGAGCCTGCGTTCCTTCACCAGCGGTCAGTTCTCCACCAAGTGGGGCATCTTCGCAGCGGCCTCTGTGGTCGGTGCCCTGCCCATCGTGGCCCTGTTCTACACCTTCCAGCAGTACTTCGTGGGTGGGCAGGTCGCCGGTGGTGTGAAGGAATAACGCGCTTTTTCAGGCAAATGTTGCAACAGAGGACAGCTGTCCTTGACCTGATTCGCAACTAAGCCATTTCAATCACTTGAAGCGTTTCCAGATTTGGCTAGAATAAAGGGAAACCAGAAGGCAACGCTTGTCCAGAAAGGGCACGACCTCTCCAGAAAGAGGCCGTGCCCTTTCTGTCGAACAAGGAGGAAGACATGATCCAAAATTACAGCGTCTGGCACGATCATACACCTGCATACACCGAAGTTCTGGGAGGACGACTCGGAACCACCGTGAAGGTGCGCCTCAAGACCCTCAGCAAACCCGAGACGGTGCAACTTCTGCTGCCCATCAGTGGTGAGATCAACGAACTGAAAGCCCGTGCCATTCCTGCTGTGGATGGTGAAGGCCACTGGTTTGAGGCCGACTTGCCCCTCCACCAGTACCGCACCCCTTACGGATGGCACCTGGCTTTCCACAACGATTCCTACTACTTCACCCAGGCAGGAATCACCCGTGTGAGACGCGGTTACCGGGACTTCTTCCAGTATCTGGCAGAGCACACCGTTCCCGAGTGGGTCTTCAAAAGCTGCTTCTATCAGATCTTCGTGGACCGCTTCAGAAACGGCAACACCGAAGCAGATGTGAGGGACAACGAGTACCTGTATCCTGCTCCTGAAACCGTGGAAGTGCACAACCGGGTGGACCCTGAACGGGCAAAACGCTTTGTTCCCAAGCCTGTGATGAAAGCCGAATGGGGGACCCCACCTGACCGCAAGGGGGATGTGCATGCCCATTACGGTGGCGACCTGGAAGGGATTACGGAAGCGATTCCATACCTGAACGATCTGGGCGTCAATGCCCTGTGGCTCACCCCCATCTTCGAAAGTCCCAGCAACCACAAATACGACACCAAAGACTACCGCGCCGTGGACCCCCACTTCGGCGGCAGACGGGCCTTCGATGAGATGCTGGCAAAAGCCCACATGTCCGGCATCAAAATCATTCTGGACGGGGTGTTCAACCACACCGGCGATCTGCACGAGATGTTTCAGAAGGCGCTCTACAACCCCACCATCCCCGAGCGCACCCTGTTCACCTGGCACGGCAGTGACACCCCCACCTACGAGGCTTTCTTCGGTGTGCCCACCCTCCCCAAAGTGGACTACTCCAGCGAACTGGCCTTCCAGGAATTCATTGACGGACCCAACTCCGTGGTGCGCTACTGGCTCAGGGCTGGAATTGACGGCTGGCGTCTGGATGTCGCCCAGATGATTGGCCGCAAAGGCACCGACGAGGGCAACCTTGAAGTGCACCGCCGCCTCAAGAAAGCCGCCAGAGAAGAAAACCCCCAGGCCTTCATCTTTGGAGAGCGCTTCTTCGATGCCGAGCATGCCCTCGATGGACGCGGAGAAGACGCCGTGATGAACTACCACGGCTTCGGACTGCCCATCATGGAATGGCTTGCCCAGGCCAATGGACGCTTTGAGCCTGTGCAGGCCCGTGCTGAAGAAGTCGTGGACCTGATGTGGGACGCCT
This region includes:
- a CDS encoding sugar ABC transporter permease, with translation MSGSVQKNKSQDTQFKPYVVREPSIFEKALPWIIGIGVLGFLIYLGMQLFSPEHYKPPIFPTIVRVENGWVTALTWLLGAVVLIGLIAFLTTTFLRNVRGRKNISFWAVLGDQVTHLAIWIVIFSTIYPLFYVIAASFDPRNSLYNTRPIESASVFIRSKVLPDFSQTSWENYEKLFYGIQLAPWHWGFLILAAVSLIAVLVINLYSRITSDTRSLKVPHAVITRILLGSLALLILTLTPAQFTGPDNENKFLLHIRNTLLVSGITGVMTVLLATTGGYAVARFSFPGRYQTLLTFVFLQMIPTVIGLVAVYFLLSYFDLSNTFTGLILAYSGGAIAFNIWIFKGYVEGLPISLEEAALVDGASRWQVFSQIILPLSGPMLVFIFLNQFIGTYAEFILASVVLTGVENWTVGVSLRSFTSGQFSTKWGIFAAASVVGALPIVALFYTFQQYFVGGQVAGGVKE
- a CDS encoding alpha-amylase family glycosyl hydrolase, which produces MIQNYSVWHDHTPAYTEVLGGRLGTTVKVRLKTLSKPETVQLLLPISGEINELKARAIPAVDGEGHWFEADLPLHQYRTPYGWHLAFHNDSYYFTQAGITRVRRGYRDFFQYLAEHTVPEWVFKSCFYQIFVDRFRNGNTEADVRDNEYLYPAPETVEVHNRVDPERAKRFVPKPVMKAEWGTPPDRKGDVHAHYGGDLEGITEAIPYLNDLGVNALWLTPIFESPSNHKYDTKDYRAVDPHFGGRRAFDEMLAKAHMSGIKIILDGVFNHTGDLHEMFQKALYNPTIPERTLFTWHGSDTPTYEAFFGVPTLPKVDYSSELAFQEFIDGPNSVVRYWLRAGIDGWRLDVAQMIGRKGTDEGNLEVHRRLKKAAREENPQAFIFGERFFDAEHALDGRGEDAVMNYHGFGLPIMEWLAQANGRFEPVQARAEEVVDLMWDAYQALPPQVALSQVNLIDSHDVARSLYRLGNDKNKLRVALSLLYTYVGVPCMFYGTEIGLTQFEEGTMPFCRVTMPWDEKEWDLDLLAFTRKLIELRKSHIALQQGSLRFLLGSNDTIAYERSYTHASGKVDRVVVAASNQLTPRIISLDLPSGTYRNAITGEEVNPERVQLSGSLVLVAE